The genome window TTGaaaatctggattttttttctctttctcaacatttttccattttcaactTTGTTACCATTAATGGAGCATCCATTTAATACACTCTTAAGGAAATGCGGAAAAGACTTAGTGATAGGTTTATTTACTCAGTGATGACACAAAATGTAcatagaaatgaaaaagaataaaagctgAAAGACATATAATGTCGCTGATTTGTGTTGATGCTCATAGCCAAAGAGGagtgtttgattaaaaaaaacaaacatctgtgcTAAATTTACTGGTCTGTTAAGTTAagatacatgtttttgttgagaAAACAAAGTAACAGTGAAACCACCAGGATGCAAAGGTACGCTGCAAAACCTTACCACAAGGAAGCAACAAAGAGACATCAGAGGATCTACATCCACAGCCCCCCAAGAGATTCTTGATTGACAACTTACTCATGCAatgcaaataaaacagttcTAGTGCTTCACACTGGagtacacacattcactgttggtgttgttcctctgtcttcttgttCTCTTGGCCTGGTTAACACTTAAAGCAGCGTAATGGAGGTTTTCAGCCTCTTCGTAACCCTGGtaacacattttataaagaGTAGATCACAATTTGGTTCCTATAAACAAATGTCCACAAGGCAGCTGATAACAAAAGGTGGCTGAATAACTATTCAGCGGTTAATCAGAACTGCACTCACCGCTGCATTTTCTGTGGAGGAAGGTGGACATCTTGCTTGAGACTCTAGttaggaaacagaaaatgttttaatcccAAGCAAACTTGAGAGAACACTAGCTGCTAGATCAACTAAATAAAAGGTCCATTTACCTGTAGACAGGCAGCTGGTTCTCTTCATCTTGTACACTGAGAAAGCCAGTAAAACTGCCACGATGGTGGTGAATGTCAAAGCTCCACTCAAGAAATACACTAAGACGAGACTGTCCATCTTATCTGTAGAGAAGAAGGCATCAGAAAGAGGCTGCAGCGTGTTTTCATCTGAGGGTATGTGTGGAGGAATCCATTTTATATACGCCCAAAAGCGACACATTGACAGTCTGTACAGCATATGATCCTCTATCATTAAACCCTTTATTAGGATAAGCAAAACACTCTAATGGGGGAGCAAGCATTgactcttttttcttttttttttactgatccTCACATTAGCAATTTATAACAGTAAATTACTCACCCTCAAAGTCCAGTTTGGTCCCGTTTCCAAACATGACGTGTCCGCATGAGGCAACAGCACAGTAGTAGGTCCCAGCATGAGAAACATTCAGGCTCTTCATTGTCAAGTTgtagacacaggtgtgtgtttgtgtgttgtctttcctctcacactgaTCCTTCCTGCCTCCATGGGTGTAAATGAGTCCTGGATGAGATTCTTGAGACTGTTTGaaccagtaaacactgtgttctccatcacaggtcccagtgtgtactgtacagttcaGAGTCACAGAGCCTCCTGGCTGGACGATCTCAGATGCTGACTGACGGACCGAAGCTGGGATGTTCCAACCTGAACCCTTCACACTGAC of Acanthopagrus latus isolate v.2019 chromosome 10, fAcaLat1.1, whole genome shotgun sequence contains these proteins:
- the LOC119027402 gene encoding uncharacterized protein LOC119027402, with product MTSPVFALFLLTWLLLMKMAQTTDLKFSSSVHQERRFVSVKTGDRLTLQCFYKTNVPARLYWHKQSLSEIPRLISNYYKYEKKVTFYDEFKNNPRFKLDTENGKNHLTITDLNISDSATYYCTSLYAYDLQFLEGITVSVKGSGWNIPASVRQSASEIVQPGGSVTLNCTVHTGTCDGEHSVYWFKQSQESHPGLIYTHGGRKDQCERKDNTQTHTCVYNLTMKSLNVSHAGTYYCAVASCGHVMFGNGTKLDFEDKMDSLVLVYFLSGALTFTTIVAVLLAFSVYKMKRTSCLSTESQARCPPSSTENAAGYEEAENLHYAALSVNQAKRTRRQRNNTNSECVYSSVKH